In the genome of Thunnus maccoyii chromosome 15, fThuMac1.1, whole genome shotgun sequence, one region contains:
- the LOC121913135 gene encoding zinc finger protein 665-like, whose protein sequence is MNRHRKLMDVFSQPALKLRGAASPSDVRKVIVGEDEQAECSSDLDQEDPDPPQIKEEQEELWVSQEGEQLQRLEEADITDFIFSPVPVKSEDDEEKPQSSQLHQRQTEEMKTEADGEDCGGSEPAKNSHPERHLLQATDNKTLDSSETEAEDGDDDWMETRQPQSGLDSVKNNKVSANDVRHNTGWKSFCCSGCGKRFGCKGGLKRHMQIHTGEKQFSCPVCGKTFTYKANMTQHMAVHTGEKRYSCSFCDKRFAWSIQVKTHRCVSVSSQVNEGNLFSCSECGKIFRHDTNLKAHMRLHTGEKPFSCSFCNKRFIWHHQLQTHKCVSFQPSQLHQRQTEQMETEGDGEDCGGSEPARNSHPDKHLQPHTDDKTSDCSEPEMEDNDDDYKKTRELHSGLNSEKNKVPASDIRCNIAEKPFSCSLCGKRFDHRDYLNAHVRIHAEEKPFHCSFCGERFPRKATLISHLSVHTGDKSFSCSVCKKRFSYRVNVWSHMRNHAWKKRFNSKLTKVRDDDCQAGRESPSGLISPEHNEVPVSDIGCNTAEKPFSCSDCGKRFGRKALLKSHLRIHTGEKPFSCSVCGKRFAHRTNMTQHMAYHTGEKRYCCRVCDQRFIWYSQVKNHKCVGGSSHYQRQTEENRESELQGLEEVDIIKFTFSPVPVKSEDDEEKPQSSQLHQSHTEQVKTEADGVDPNRHLQPDTDVKTEDCPDFKVEISDNDKKETGGEPQSGLNRPKNYKDPASTTVCNNNERQFSCSECGKRFGCNGNLSRHMRTHTGEKPFICSVCGRGFADKATLMKHMRTHTGEKPFSCLVCGKRFSHRVSLKPHMLHHARKKQLGDETSQLIRVETFSCPECGKTFVRKDTLQEHVRTHTGEKPFSCSECGKTFCRKTNLRAHMRIHTGEKRFSCRSCHQRFTWHHQLKSHQCVGSGGPVRNRLLMPRPHSDEVVLLVYL, encoded by the coding sequence ctTCACCTTCAGATGTCCGAAAAGTGATTGTCGGTGAAGACGAGCAGGCGGAGTGCAGCTCCGATCTGGACCAGGAGGACCCAGACCCCCCacagattaaagaggaacaggaggaactctGGGTCAGtcaggagggagagcagcttCAACGGCTGGAGGAGGCTGATATCACAGACTTCATATTCAGTCCTGTCCCCGTGAagagtgaagatgatgaagagaaacctcagtcctcacagcttcatcaaagacaaactgagGAGATGAAAACAGAAGCTGATGGAGAGGACTGTGGAGGATCAGAACCAGCTAAGAATTCTCATCCAGAAAGACATTTACTTCAAGCTACTGATAATAAGACTTTGGACTCTTCTGAAACTGAGGCTgaagatggtgatgatgattgGATGGAGACCAGGCAACCTCAATCAGGTTTAGATtctgtgaaaaataacaaagtCTCTGCAAATGATGTGAGACATAATACTGGTTGGAAATCATTCTGCTGCTCTGGGTGTGGGAAAAGATTTGGCTGCAAAGGAGGCCTGAAGAgacacatgcaaatacacacaggagagaaacagtTCAGTTGCCCAGTTTGTggtaaaacatttacatacaagGCAAATATGACACAGCACATGGCCGTCCACACGGGGGAGAAACGATATAGTTGCAGTTTTTGTGACAAAAGATTTGCCTGGTCTATACAAGTCAAAACTCATCGTTGTGTTAGTGTGTCCTCACAGGTGAATGAAGGGAATTTGTTTAGCTGCTCTGAATGTGGTAAGATATTTCGCCACGACACGAACCTGAAGGCACACATGAGActccacacaggagagaaaccatTCAGCTGCTCATTTTGTAACAAAAGGTTCATTTGGCATCATCAGCTCCAAACTCATAAGTGTGTCAGTTTTCAGCCCTCACAGCTtcatcaaagacaaactgaacagatggaaacagaagGTGATGGAGAGGACTGTGGAGGATCAGAACCAGCCAGAAACTCACATCcagataaacatttacaacCTCATACTGATGACAAGACTTCAGACTGTTCTGAACCTGAGATGGAagacaatgatgatgattacaAGAAGACCAGAGAACTTCACTCTGGCTTAAActctgagaaaaacaaagtccCTGCAAGCGATATTAGATGTAATATTGCTGAGAAACCATTTAGCTGCTCACTGTGTGGTAAAAGATTTGATCACAGGGACTATCTGAATGCACATGTGAGAATTCATGCAGAAGAGAAACCATTTCACTGCTCCTTTTGTGGTGAGAGATTCCCTCGAAAGGCAACCCTAATTAGTCACTTAAGTGTTCATACGGGAGATAAGTCTTTCAGCTGTTCAGTTTGTAAGAAACGTTTTAGTTATAGAGTAAATGTTTGGAGTCACATGAGGAACCACGCATGGAAAAAACGATTCAATTCCAAACTGACTAAAGTCAGAGATGATGATTGTCAAGCAGGCAGGGAATCTCCATCAGGTTTAATCTCTCCAGAACATAATGAAGTCCCTGTAAGTGATATTGGATGTAATACTGCTGAGAAACCATTTAGCTGCTCTGATTGTGGGAAAAGATTTGGCCGCAAAGCACTTCTAAAGTCACACCTGAGAattcacactggagaaaaaCCGTTTAGTTGTTCCGTGTGCGGTAAAAGATTTGCACATAGGACTAATATGACACAACACATGGCGTaccacacaggagagaaacgaTACTGCTGTCGTGTTTGTGACCAAAGATTTATCTGGTATAGTCAGGTCAAAAACCATAAGTGTGTGGGTGGGTCCTCACATTATCAAAGACAAACCGAGGAGAACAGAGAGTCAGAGCTTCAAGGGCTGGAGGAGGTCGATATCATCAAGTTCACATTCTCTCCTGTCCCTGTGAagagtgaagatgatgaagagaaaccTCAGTCCTCACAGCTTCATCAAAGCCACACCGAACAGGTGAAAACAGAAGCTGATGGAGTGGATCCAAATAGACATTTACAACCAGATACTGATGTCAAGACTGAAGACTGTCCTGACTTTAAGGTGGAAATCAGTGACAATGACAAGAAAGAGACAGGCGGGGAACCTCAGTCAGGTTTAAACCGGCCTAAAAATTATAAAGACCCTGCGAGTACAACGGTATGTAATAACAATGAGAGACAGTTTAGTTGCTCTGAGTGTGGGAAAAGATTTGGTTGCAATGGGAATCTGAGTAGACACATGAGAACTCATACAGGAGAGAAACCATTCATTTGTTCCGTATGTGGTAGAGGCTTCGCTGACAAGGCAACTCTGATGAAACACATGAGAactcacacaggagagaaaccatTCAGTTGTTTGGTTTGTGGTAAAAGATTTTCACATAGAGTAAGTCTAAAACCGCATATGTTACACCACGCGAGGAAGAAACAATTGGGCGATGAGACTTCTCAGCTGATCAGAGTGGAAACATTCAGCTGCCCTGAGTGCGGTAAAACGTTTGTTCGCAAAGACACTCTACAGGAACACGTGAGAACTCACACGGGAGAGAAACCGTTCAGCTGCTCTGAATGCGGCAAAACATTTTGCCGTAAGACAAATCTGAGGGCACACATGAGGATCCACACGGGAGAGAAACGATTCAGCTGCAGGTCTTGTCACCAAAGATTCACGTGGCATCATCAGCTCAAAAGCCATCAGTGTGTTGGTAGTGGAGGTCCAGTCAGAAACAGATTACTGATGCCACGGCCACACAGTGATGAAGTAGTTCTGTTGGTATACTTGTAG